A DNA window from Flammeovirga agarivorans contains the following coding sequences:
- a CDS encoding GH92 family glycosyl hydrolase, producing the protein MKSRLLLSLVTIFIVAACGTKEKQTETKERYTSYVNPFVGTDGPGNTYPGATVPHGMVQLSPDNGISGWDRIAGYFWPDSTIAGFSHTHLSGTGAGDLYDILVMPLNSKSTRMVEEGGNLRPVSLFSHDQEHAEPGYYTVDLLDYDIKAELTATSRTGFHKYTFPKDKESFILFNLGYSLNWDGPTDTYIKVVDEKTIEGYRFSSGWAPEQREYFVAEFSQPFTKYQLINSVDGKNLKEIKGEEVKAKKTRGYFFFDTPEVKNEILVKVGLSNSSIDGARKNLQAENTGWDFAKIKQQASDTWEEELKKIEIVTPNKEYKRVFYTAMYQALLAPTLLSDIDGNYKGADQKVHKAEGYDKYDTFSLWDTYRATHPLYTLIHTNRVPDMINSFLSHYDETGLLPVWSMKGNETNMMIGYHAVPVITDAYFKGIKGFDVKKAYEACKASAMNEQGDAMADYMKFGYVPLNFDHENWSVSKTLEYAYDDWCIAQFAKDLGKMQDYEYFSKRAENWRNVYDKESSFMRPKDDKGEFIKDFIAKDYTDHFCESNAWQYFWYVPQNVDGLIESVGGAERFEQKLDSMFSYYPTADDKLPIFSTGMIGQYAHGNEPSHHVAYLYNYINKPKKGQRVLREIMDTQYKSTPDGVCGNEDCGQMSSWFILSSLGIYPVNPGNAVYDLGTPLFPKATVHLGNGKTLTVIGHQTKTNPTVTKVMFNGKELKDLTITHQELTQGGTLEFLQ; encoded by the coding sequence GATTACTACTATCCTTGGTAACTATTTTTATAGTTGCTGCCTGTGGCACAAAGGAAAAACAAACAGAAACGAAAGAAAGATATACATCTTATGTAAACCCATTTGTTGGTACTGACGGACCTGGTAATACATATCCAGGAGCAACTGTACCTCATGGTATGGTTCAATTAAGTCCTGATAACGGCATTTCTGGTTGGGATAGAATTGCAGGATATTTTTGGCCAGATTCAACAATAGCAGGTTTTTCACACACCCATTTATCAGGTACAGGTGCAGGTGATCTGTATGATATCCTTGTGATGCCTTTAAATAGTAAGAGTACTAGAATGGTAGAAGAAGGTGGAAATCTAAGACCTGTTTCTCTTTTCTCTCATGATCAAGAACATGCGGAACCTGGCTATTATACCGTTGACCTTTTAGATTATGATATTAAAGCGGAGTTAACAGCTACATCTAGAACGGGTTTTCATAAATACACTTTCCCAAAGGATAAAGAGTCTTTTATTCTTTTCAACTTAGGATATTCTCTAAACTGGGATGGACCCACTGATACCTATATTAAAGTAGTTGATGAAAAAACAATTGAAGGTTATCGTTTTTCTTCTGGTTGGGCACCTGAACAAAGAGAATACTTTGTAGCTGAGTTTAGTCAACCTTTTACCAAGTACCAATTAATTAATTCAGTAGATGGTAAAAATCTAAAAGAGATAAAAGGAGAAGAGGTAAAAGCGAAGAAAACGAGAGGTTATTTCTTCTTTGATACTCCAGAGGTAAAAAATGAAATTTTAGTGAAAGTAGGTTTGTCAAATAGTAGTATTGATGGTGCTAGAAAGAATTTGCAAGCCGAAAATACGGGTTGGGATTTTGCAAAAATCAAACAACAAGCCTCTGATACTTGGGAAGAGGAACTGAAAAAAATTGAAATCGTAACCCCAAATAAAGAATATAAACGAGTATTCTATACTGCAATGTATCAAGCTTTATTAGCTCCAACTTTACTTTCTGATATAGATGGTAATTATAAAGGAGCAGACCAGAAAGTGCATAAAGCTGAAGGGTATGATAAGTATGATACTTTCTCACTTTGGGATACTTACAGAGCAACACATCCATTATATACTTTAATTCATACGAATAGAGTACCTGACATGATCAATTCATTCTTATCTCATTACGATGAAACAGGATTACTTCCTGTATGGTCAATGAAAGGTAATGAAACAAATATGATGATTGGTTACCATGCTGTTCCTGTAATTACCGATGCATACTTTAAAGGAATTAAAGGATTTGATGTAAAAAAGGCTTACGAAGCTTGTAAGGCTTCTGCAATGAATGAGCAAGGGGATGCAATGGCTGATTATATGAAATTTGGTTATGTTCCATTAAACTTCGATCACGAAAACTGGTCTGTTTCAAAAACATTAGAATATGCTTATGATGATTGGTGTATTGCACAGTTTGCAAAAGATTTAGGGAAGATGCAAGATTACGAATACTTCTCAAAAAGAGCTGAAAACTGGAGAAATGTTTATGACAAAGAATCTAGCTTTATGCGTCCAAAAGATGATAAAGGAGAGTTTATTAAAGATTTTATAGCAAAAGATTATACAGATCATTTCTGTGAGAGTAATGCTTGGCAATACTTCTGGTATGTTCCTCAAAATGTTGATGGTTTAATTGAGTCAGTTGGAGGAGCAGAAAGGTTCGAACAGAAACTGGATTCAATGTTTTCTTATTACCCAACAGCAGATGATAAATTACCTATTTTCTCAACAGGTATGATCGGTCAGTATGCTCATGGTAATGAACCTTCTCACCACGTAGCTTATCTATATAACTACATCAATAAGCCAAAGAAAGGACAGAGGGTATTAAGAGAAATCATGGATACACAATATAAGTCAACACCTGATGGGGTATGTGGTAATGAAGATTGTGGACAGATGTCATCATGGTTTATCTTAAGTTCATTAGGTATTTATCCGGTGAATCCTGGTAATGCAGTGTATGATTTAGGAACACCATTATTTCCTAAAGCTACTGTTCACTTAGGAAATGGTAAAACACTAACAGTTATCGGACACCAAACAAAAACAAACCCTACAGTTACAAAAGTGATGTTTAATGGTAAAGAGTTGAAGGACCTAACTATTACTCATCAGGAGCTTACACAGGGCGGTACCTTAGAATTTTTACAATAA